The Alphaproteobacteria bacterium genome includes the window GCCGCTGATTTCGGTCTGGAGCTTCCAGCTCGACGGCATTTTCATCGGCGCCACGCGTAGCCGCGTGCTACGCAATTCGATGTTTCTCTCGGTGCTGGTCTACGCTGGCGCCGTGGCGCTGTTTGTGGCGAATTGGCAAAACCACGGGCTTTGGCTGGCTCTGATGATACTGTTTACCGCCCGTGCGCTGACGCTGGCTGCCGCCTATCCCAGGCTGGAGCGATCGGTTTCCGGAGATTAGCCCGGAGGCTTGGCGGCCACCGCCTCGATCTCGATCTGCCAGCCCGGATCGGCCAGCGCCGCCACCACCAGAACCGACGAGGCGACGCGCAACTCACCCAGGGTTTCGTCCTTGATGCGGCGCATGGTGCCGAGCTGGGCGGCGTCGGTCAGGTAAATGCGCAACATGACGAGATCGCCAAGCCCCATGCCGGCCGCCGCCAGGGCGCGCCCAAGGTTACGCCAGGCCAGGGCGCACTGTTCGGCGAAGCTTTCAGAGACCGTGCCATCGTCGGCCATGCCCAACTGCCCCGAGACGAACAGCAGCCGATTCCCGGCCGCCACTTCCAGGGCATCGGCATAGGTCGCGAAACCCTCGAGTGCCGGGTTGGTGTTGTGGTGGCGCGGGCCTTTCGCCTGAGGCATGGCCAAATCCTTATGCCGTTGCTGGGACCAGCGGCCGGCAGCCGCTTGACGTGACTTCCACGCTTTCGCCGAGCGCCATGGCGGAGCGGCTTTCCCCGTCGACCAGCGCCGCCTCGAGATAAAGCACCATGCCGGCCTCAATGAGGAGCGACGAGCCCATCACGATGGTCGGCCAATCGGCCGCCGCCGGGGCGTAGGTGGCGCCCAGGCCGTGGCCGCAGGTGGTCAGGGCGGCGCCGTCCAGGCCGGCCCCATCAGCCACCCCACGGTAGGCCGCCACTAGGTCGCCGAGCGCCGCCCCCGGGCGGCAGGCCGCGGTGATTTCCGCCAGGGCTTCCTGGCAGGTATCAAATAGGCGCTGCAGGCGGGGCTCGGCCGGGCCGACGAATATCGAGGCCGCCAGGCTGGCGTGATAGCGTAGATAAACGCCCGAGAGACAGAGCTGCAGGCGGTCGCGTTCAGCCAGATGGCGCCGGCCCGTGTGGTAGGCCAGCAGCGCCCCGTCGCCCGAGCCGATGGCCCACTCGGTGGCCGATGTCTGGCCGCCGCCCTGGTAGACGGCGCCTTGCATGGCGGCCAGGATATCGCCCTCATAGGCACCGGGCCGGGCCAACTCGCGGCCCCGGGCAAGAGCCTGGTAGGCCAGCCCGGCGGCCCGGCCGACGATCTCGAGCTCGGCCGCGCTTTTCACCAGGCGCAGCCTGTCGATCAGGTGGCCGGCCGCTTCGAGGTGGCAAAAACCCTGGCAGGCCGTCGCCAGGTGCCGCCAGACCTGGGCCGTCATGCCGCAGCAATCGGTCTCGACGCCGAGGCGTCGGCCGGCGCAGCCGTAATCCTCGAGCATGGCGCGCAGGTCCTCGCCGGGCCGGGCCTCGGGGCCGTCGGACCAATAGCGCACGTCCTCAATGACCGAAGTGAAACGGGCCTGGCGCACGTCGGGCAGGCGGCAGAGTAGCCCCATGCGGCCGTCGGCACCCAAATAGAGGCAATGGAAGTAGGTGTGGGCGCCGGTATCGTAGCCTGACAGGTAATAGCGGCTTTCCTGTTTGAACAGCAGCAGACCGTCGAGGCCGCCGGCACGCATGGCTTGAACCGCGCGGCCGCGGCGGGCCGCCAATTCGCTTTCGCGGAAATGCAGGACGGGCGGTGCCATCAGTTGACGATCAGCTTCCAGTCGGCCGCCGAGAGCCGCTGGCAGGCGCCCTCGCCGACCACGACGGTCTCGCCCAAGGACATCGCCGTGGCGGCTTCGCTGTCGAGCAGGATCATGTGCAGGAAAATCACCATATGGGGCTGGATCTCGACGGGATTGCCGGAAAACAGCATGGGGTAGTCCATCCAACTGGCGCCGAAGGTGGCGCCCAGGCTGTAGCCGCAGGCCTTGAGCCGGCAGTTCTCGAAGCCCGCTTTGTCGAAGACCTGGGCCTGGGCATCGAAGACCTGGCCGAAGGTCTGGCCCGGCCGGCAGGCCTGCTGGCAGGCCGTAAGCGCGGCGACGCAGGCCTCATGCATGCTGAGCTGGTAGTCGCTGGCGCCGCCGGTCAGGATGGTGCGCATTAGGGCGGCATGGTAATGGCGATAGGCGCCGGCAAACTCGAGCTGCATCTGGTCGTTCGGATCCAGTTTGCGATAGCCCGAATAGCCCCGCACCATCAGCGCGCCGGGGCCCGATCCGGCGACCATGCCGTTGGGATAGTCACCGCCACCACGAAACAGCGCACCCTGCATGGCACCGACGATGTCGCCCTCATAGGCACCAGAGAGACAGAGCCGGGCCGCCGCGGCCAGGGACAAGTCGGCCAGTTCGGCGGCTCGGCGGGCGCAAGCGATCTCGGCCGGGCTCTTGATCAGGCGAAGTTCGCTGACCAGGTCACTGGCGTCGACCAGCTGGCAGAAACCGTCAAGGCCGGCCTGGATTTGCTGCCAGCGGGTCGCGGTCATGCCCCAGGCATTGAGTTCGATGCCCAGGCGCCGGCCCCGGCAGCCGGCGCCCTCGAGTAGCGACGCGAGTTCGGCAACCGGGTCGGCGTCCTCGGTTTCCTGCCACGTCCGAATATCTTCAATGCTTGACGTGAGCTCGGCCTGCAGGCGCTCACGCTGGCGCGTCAACAGGGTGGCGGCGCCCTCGGGCAACAACAGCAGGCACTGGAAGGCGACATAGCCGGTGGTGTCGTAGCCCATCAGATAGTACAGGCTTTCCTGTTGAAAGAGCAGCAGACCATCCAGGTTGCGCGTGGCCATGGCGGCCCTTGCCGCAGTTTGGCGTCGGCTCATCTCAGCCGCGGAGAATTCCCCCACCGTAGCTTCACCCGACACGGCAGACCTCGAGCATGGCCAGCAGGTAGATTCTGATCATATCGAGATAGTCCGGCACATCGACGCGCTCGTCGGGCATGGTGTTGTAACGCCCGCCCGGGCCGCAGACGATGCCCGCCATGCCGGCCTTGTGCAGCAGGTGGGCGGCGTCGGTGCCGTAATAACAATAAGGCTTGATCGGCCCTTGTGGCTGGGCCTGGCCGCGCACCTGGCGGTAGGCTTCGCCGACGGCTTGCACCACGGGCGAGGTGTGTGCCGCCTCGAAGGGCAGCATGGTGGGACGAAGGCCGTCGTGTTCCTTGGTCAGGACCGCCCGCAGTCCGGGGAACTCGGCCTCCAATTCATCGAGCAGGCGGCGAACGTCGGCCAGCACGCTTTCTTCGCTCTGACTGGGGGCATAGCGCGCCGTGCCGACGAGGCGGGCATAGTCGGCCACCTGCGGCGGTCGCCAGTCGTGAAAGTCTTGCGTCAGCGAGCCGCGCACAACGCCGACGTTGGCGCGATTTACCGCCAAGTGGTCGTCGTTGGTGGCTCCACTGAAGGTCATGGCGTCGAGCCGGGGGATCAGCGCCGAGGCGGCAAGCACGGCATCGACGCCTTCCTCGCGCTTGGAGACGTGGCGGGTGATGCCGTGAAGCTCGACGACGAAATTAAAGGCCCCGGCGTGCAACGTCAGGCCATTGAGGTCGGTGGGTTCGGCGTTGATGAAATAATCGGTCCGGACGCCATCTTCGATGGCCTTCAGGGTGCCGACGCCGCCCTGCAGTTCGCCGATCACGTACTCCAAAACAACGTCGCCCTGCAACTGGACGCCGTTGTCGATCAGGGTCTTGAGGGCGCTGAAATAGGCGGCGTCACCGGCCTTCATGTTGGAAACCCCGATGCCGTAGATGAATTCGCTGTCGTACTTGCCGCCCCAAGGATCGATGGTCCAGTCGTCGGTCGCCGGGTTGGTGTCGAGGTGGCCGTTGAACATCAAGCTCGAGCCGCCGCCAGCGCCGCCCGGCCAGCGGCCGACCGCGTTGAGACGCCCCTCCGTGACCTCGGTGAGCGCCACATCGAGACCCAACGAGGTCATGTTGTCGGCCATGAAGCGGGCCAGCTCGCCCTCGCCCGGGGTGCCGCTGTAGCTCTTGAAGCGCACCATGGCGGCCAGAAACTCGAGGGCCTGATGTTCGTCGATCGCCGCCAGCAATTGTTCGCTCATGCCCACCTCCTGCGAATATGCCAGGCTCCGTTGACGGGAGCCTCAGCAGAGTCGTATCATATTTCAGACCTCGTTCCATATACTGGAACACATTGGAATCGCTGAAATGAGCTCGCTTACCGCCGGCATCGACATCCTCCAGTGCTTTTCCTCGGAACGTCCCGAGTTGCGGGTCTCCGACGTGGCCCGCCAACTCGGCGTTCCCAAGAGCACGATATCGCGCCTGATGAAGGACATGCTGCGCCATGGCCTGGTGGAGCAGGACCAGAGCACGCGGCGCTATCGGCCCGGTCCCCTGGCCTTCCGCCTGGGCACCCTCTACCAGGCCCATTTGAAAATTCTCGACCTGGTCGATGCGGCGGTGGCGGCGCTGGTCGAGAAGTTCGGCCTGACCGGCTACATCGGCGTCCTCAACGGATCCGACGTGGTCATCCTGCGGGTCCGCCAGGGCTCCTATCCGGTGCGCTTCGTGCTGGAGCCCGGTTATCGCGTGCCGGCTTTCACCACCGCCATCGGCAAGGCGCTGCTCTGCCGCTTTGATGACGAGGCCGTACGCGACATGCATCCCCCGATCCTGCACTACGACGTCACCGACTTTTCCACCACGGTGGAGCGCTTGATCGAGGAATTGGCGGAGGCCCGGCAAAGGCGTTGGACCAAGGCCGTGGAGACCACGTTTGCCGGTTTCGGCGCCATTGCCGTAGCCGTCGGCGGCATGGACGGGCAGCAGCCCGTGGCTTTTTGTCTGTCCTACCCGACCAACGCCACCTTCGAAGAGCAGTACGACGACATGGTCGAGCATCTGACGGCGCAGGCCTCGCGCATCGGCCTGTTGTCCCACGACAGCTTCTGGACGCAACCCCGTGACGTCGCCCCGGGGCAAGATCGCAATCACGCCTGGCCGGTTCTGCCGGCCAAAACAATAATCAGCAAAACAGCACTCGAAAGGGAGGAAGAAACATGACTAAGAAATTTACCAGCAACCCCATCAGCCGCCGGAAATTCCTGGACTATTCCGCCGGCGGCGGAGCCGGTCTGGCGGCCATGATGGCGATGAGCGGTGTTCCCGCCTTCGCCGCCGCCAATGAACTGCGCATTCTGTTCGCCGGGGGCACCTGGCATAAATGGTTCAATGATTCCTTTGGCGTTCCCTTCGAGAAGAAGACCGGGGCCAAGCTGATCTGGAAAAAGGGCATGCGCTTCGAGCCCATGATCATCGCCCAGCGGCGCCGGCCGCAGTGGGACCTGATCCACCAGAATCAGAACTTCTCGAGCCAACTCGGTGCCTTGGACGCCCTGGTCAAGTGGGAGGAAAGCCGCATACCCAATCTCAAGGACGTACATCCGGCGTTTCGCTATCCCTTCCTCGCCGGCAAGATCCACACGCCCTATGGCCTGGCCGTCAACACCAAGCGCATCAAGCGGCCGATCACCAGTTGGAACGATCTCTGGGATCCCGAGTTCGCCGGCAAGGTGGCCTTCCCGAAATGGACCTGGATGGGCCAGGAGGTCTTCCACGCCATCAACCAGCTCAACGGCGGAGCGTCCGACAACGTCGATCCCGGCATCAAGAAGCTGGCGGCACTTTACAAGGACAACAAATCCCAGACCATCAACAACGTCGAGCACTCCCACCAGATGTTGCTTTCGGAAGAGGTCTGGATAGCGCCGCACTTCGGGGCGCGCATCGAAAAGGCGGCCAAGGCCGGTGCCCCGGTCGAGTTCGT containing:
- a CDS encoding Xaa-Pro peptidase family protein, translating into MAPPVLHFRESELAARRGRAVQAMRAGGLDGLLLFKQESRYYLSGYDTGAHTYFHCLYLGADGRMGLLCRLPDVRQARFTSVIEDVRYWSDGPEARPGEDLRAMLEDYGCAGRRLGVETDCCGMTAQVWRHLATACQGFCHLEAAGHLIDRLRLVKSAAELEIVGRAAGLAYQALARGRELARPGAYEGDILAAMQGAVYQGGGQTSATEWAIGSGDGALLAYHTGRRHLAERDRLQLCLSGVYLRYHASLAASIFVGPAEPRLQRLFDTCQEALAEITAACRPGAALGDLVAAYRGVADGAGLDGAALTTCGHGLGATYAPAAADWPTIVMGSSLLIEAGMVLYLEAALVDGESRSAMALGESVEVTSSGCRPLVPATA
- a CDS encoding M20/M25/M40 family metallo-hydrolase; this translates as MSEQLLAAIDEHQALEFLAAMVRFKSYSGTPGEGELARFMADNMTSLGLDVALTEVTEGRLNAVGRWPGGAGGGSSLMFNGHLDTNPATDDWTIDPWGGKYDSEFIYGIGVSNMKAGDAAYFSALKTLIDNGVQLQGDVVLEYVIGELQGGVGTLKAIEDGVRTDYFINAEPTDLNGLTLHAGAFNFVVELHGITRHVSKREEGVDAVLAASALIPRLDAMTFSGATNDDHLAVNRANVGVVRGSLTQDFHDWRPPQVADYARLVGTARYAPSQSEESVLADVRRLLDELEAEFPGLRAVLTKEHDGLRPTMLPFEAAHTSPVVQAVGEAYRQVRGQAQPQGPIKPYCYYGTDAAHLLHKAGMAGIVCGPGGRYNTMPDERVDVPDYLDMIRIYLLAMLEVCRVG
- a CDS encoding IclR family transcriptional regulator, whose protein sequence is MSSLTAGIDILQCFSSERPELRVSDVARQLGVPKSTISRLMKDMLRHGLVEQDQSTRRYRPGPLAFRLGTLYQAHLKILDLVDAAVAALVEKFGLTGYIGVLNGSDVVILRVRQGSYPVRFVLEPGYRVPAFTTAIGKALLCRFDDEAVRDMHPPILHYDVTDFSTTVERLIEELAEARQRRWTKAVETTFAGFGAIAVAVGGMDGQQPVAFCLSYPTNATFEEQYDDMVEHLTAQASRIGLLSHDSFWTQPRDVAPGQDRNHAWPVLPAKTIISKTALEREEET
- a CDS encoding MATE family efflux transporter, with product PLISVWSFQLDGIFIGATRSRVLRNSMFLSVLVYAGAVALFVANWQNHGLWLALMILFTARALTLAAAYPRLERSVSGD
- a CDS encoding Xaa-Pro peptidase family protein, which gives rise to MSRRQTAARAAMATRNLDGLLLFQQESLYYLMGYDTTGYVAFQCLLLLPEGAATLLTRQRERLQAELTSSIEDIRTWQETEDADPVAELASLLEGAGCRGRRLGIELNAWGMTATRWQQIQAGLDGFCQLVDASDLVSELRLIKSPAEIACARRAAELADLSLAAAARLCLSGAYEGDIVGAMQGALFRGGGDYPNGMVAGSGPGALMVRGYSGYRKLDPNDQMQLEFAGAYRHYHAALMRTILTGGASDYQLSMHEACVAALTACQQACRPGQTFGQVFDAQAQVFDKAGFENCRLKACGYSLGATFGASWMDYPMLFSGNPVEIQPHMVIFLHMILLDSEAATAMSLGETVVVGEGACQRLSAADWKLIVN
- a CDS encoding RidA family protein encodes the protein MPQAKGPRHHNTNPALEGFATYADALEVAAGNRLLFVSGQLGMADDGTVSESFAEQCALAWRNLGRALAAAGMGLGDLVMLRIYLTDAAQLGTMRRIKDETLGELRVASSVLVVAALADPGWQIEIEAVAAKPPG
- a CDS encoding extracellular solute-binding protein; its protein translation is MTKKFTSNPISRRKFLDYSAGGGAGLAAMMAMSGVPAFAAANELRILFAGGTWHKWFNDSFGVPFEKKTGAKLIWKKGMRFEPMIIAQRRRPQWDLIHQNQNFSSQLGALDALVKWEESRIPNLKDVHPAFRYPFLAGKIHTPYGLAVNTKRIKRPITSWNDLWDPEFAGKVAFPKWTWMGQEVFHAINQLNGGASDNVDPGIKKLAALYKDNKSQTINNVEHSHQMLLSEEVWIAPHFGARIEKAAKAGAPVEFVVPKEGGLSFIFNTAIVSHRPKDSEELAHKFVDNTLDPENQIAFSRLTGYPPTNRVAMANLPADLKKLEMTEAELSAFGGIQREFDYMAMFMFRDQIKTRWDKEVTGS